A DNA window from Candidatus Amarolinea dominans contains the following coding sequences:
- a CDS encoding site-specific integrase produces MRSKNCAFDDLNLTARQLTVRRDGAAGSPVYLTEYHHAGAPGLSGRERYGANQPRLSLPQPTGLQDLLRSRIKAAGVRTGIKVYPHRLRHTCAQLLNAGCPITSIQKLLGHRRLNSTFGLRAKSTTRPSRLTTSPP; encoded by the coding sequence GTGAGGTCGAAGAACTGCGCCTTCGACGATCTCAATCTGACTGCCCGCCAACTCACCGTCCGCCGGGACGGGGCAGCAGGATCGCCCGTCTATCTCACCGAATATCACCATGCAGGCGCTCCAGGCCTATCTGGCCGGGAGCGGTATGGGGCCAACCAACCACGTCTTTCTCTACCGCAACCAACCGGTCTGCAAGACTTACTGCGCAGTCGCATCAAGGCTGCTGGCGTACGCACTGGCATCAAAGTCTACCCCCATCGCCTGCGCCACACCTGTGCGCAACTGCTCAACGCCGGCTGCCCCATCACCTCGATCCAAAAGCTGCTGGGACACCGTCGGCTCAACTCCACCTTTGGTCTACGCGCTAAGTCCACGACCAGACCGTCGCGGCTGACTACTTCGCCGCCATGA